Proteins found in one Magnolia sinica isolate HGM2019 chromosome 5, MsV1, whole genome shotgun sequence genomic segment:
- the LOC131247098 gene encoding uncharacterized protein LOC131247098, whose amino-acid sequence MELHDASDAVMCRAFSLTLADVAQLWFKQLKLKCISSFIELSNAFLANFIDGKKKLKSSTHLNNIIQKEGELLKDYIKCFNFESLQVRKHSDEIALNLIM is encoded by the coding sequence ATGGAATtacacgatgcctcggatgctgtGATGTGTCGGGCCTTCTCCCTCACTTTAGCCGACGTAGCTCAGCTTTGGTTCAAACAGTTAAAGCTAAAGTGCATTAGCTCGTTTATAGAGCTCAGCAACGCTTTCCTCGCCAATTTCATTGAtgggaagaaaaagttgaagtCATCTACACACTTGAATAATATAATTCAAAAAGAGGGAGAGCTACTTAAGGATTATATcaaatgctttaattttgagTCGCTCCAAGTCCGGAAACATTCAGACGAGATAGCCCTCAACTTGATCATGTAA